One Brienomyrus brachyistius isolate T26 chromosome 24, BBRACH_0.4, whole genome shotgun sequence DNA segment encodes these proteins:
- the LOC125720052 gene encoding pre-mRNA-splicing factor RBM22 has product MATSLGSNTYNRQNWEDADFPILCQTCLGENPYIRMTKEKYGKECKICARPFTVFRWCPGVRMRFKKTEVCQTCSKMKNVCQTCLLDLEYGLPIQVRDTGLSVKDDMPRSDVNKEYYTQSMEREILNSDGTRPVGQLGKVPSSSDMLLKLARTTPYYKRNRPHICSFWVKGECKRGEECPYRHEKPTDPDDPLADQNIKDRYYGINDPVADKLLKQASAMPRLDPPEDKTITTLYVGGLGDTVTEADLRNHFYQFGEIRTTTVVQRQQCAFIQFAMRQSAELAAEKSFNKLIVNGRRLTVKWGRSQAARGRERDGLGEVGLKLEPVPGLPGALPPPPAEEESSANYFNLSPSVSPAILSVSIPPPPGIVPPPPPGFGPAIFHAMGSPPPPPMSMRPPGQLHYPSQDPQRMGAHAGRHDGS; this is encoded by the exons ATGGCGACGTCTCTCGGCTCGAACACGTACAACAGGCAGAACTGGGAGGACGCG GACTTTCCCATTCTCTGTCAGACATGCCTGGGTGAAAATCCGTATATTCGTATG aCCAAAGAAAAGTATGGCAAAGAATGCAAA ATCTGTGCCAGGCCCTTCACCGTGTTCCGATGGTGCCCGGGAGTCCGAATGCGCTTCAAGAAGACGGAGGTGTGTCAGACTTGCAGCAAGATGAAGAACGTATGTCAGACATGCCTGCTGGACCTGGAGTACG GGCTGCCCATCCAGGTCCGGGACACGGGGCTCTCCGTCAAAGACGACATGCCCAGATCGGACGTCAACAAGGAGTACTACACGCAGAGCATGGAGAGAGAG ATCCTGAACTCGGACGGAACGCGGCCAGTGGGCCAGCTGGGCAAGGTGCCCAGCTCTAGTGACATGCTGCTGAAGCTGGCCCGCACCACGCCGTACTACAAGAGGAACCGGCCGCACATCTGCTCCTTCTGGGTGAAGGGCGAGTGCAAGAGGGGCGAAgagtgtccctacag GCATGAGAAACCGACCGACCCGGACGACCCGCTGGCCGACCAGAACATCAAGGACCGCTACTATGGCATCAACGACCCGGTGGCCGACAAACTGCTGAAGCAGGCGTCCGCTATGCCACGGCTGGACCCCCCCGAGGACAAGACCATCACCACGCTTTacgtgggggggctgggggacaccgtCACCGAGGCTGACCTCAG GAACCACTTCTACCAGTTTGGCGAGATCCGCACCACGACGGTCGTGCAGAGGCAGCAATGTGCCTTCATCCAGTTCGCCATGCGGCAGTCGGCCGAGCTTGCCGCCGAGAAGTCTTTCAACAAGCTCATCGTCAATGGGCGCCGCCTTACAGTCAAGTGGGGCAG GTCTCAGGCCGCAAGGGGCAGAGAGAGGGACGGACTGGGAGAGGTGGGGCTGAAGCTGGAGCCGGTTCCGGGCCTCCCGGGAG ctctgcccccccctccagcagAGGAGGAATCCTCAGCCAACTACTTCAATCTGAGCCCCAGCGTGTCCCCCGCCATCCTGAGCGTCTCCATACCGCCTCCGCCTGGCatagtgccccccccacctccag GTTTTGGACCAGCCATTTTCCACGCtatgggctctccccctcccccgcccatgTCCATGAGACCTCCGGGACAGCTTCACTATCCTTCCCAGGATCCTCAGCGCATGGGCGCCCATGCCGGCCGGCACGATGGCTCCTAA